In one window of Solanum pennellii chromosome 2, SPENNV200 DNA:
- the LOC107012044 gene encoding PAP-specific phosphatase HAL2-like produces MSSCTTSFSTKVSPTFRKNDIFLKKQMLGTISFSSKKDSYLGFTAQTSSHTDFVSAMDEDCKLELKSNYISDGYCKELEIAVRAVHMACLLCQRVQENLLSENSEHVHSKEDDSPVTIADWSVQAIVSWVLSEAYGSNVSIVAEEDVEALSKASAAGLLEAVVRTVNECLSDAPRFGLKGPGTDLDAKAVLEAISRCSLAGARGSKFWVLDPVDGTLGFVRGDQYAIALALIEDGEPVLGVLGCPNYPMKKEWLSYQNGYRRILSRLSSSTSESSDRGSVLYARKGGGRAWMQPLLRGENKFVWPNAAREIRVSSIDNPALATFCEPVEKANSSHSFTAGLAHSVGLRNQPLRVYSMVKYAAIARGDAEIYMKFARAGYKEKIWDHAAGVLIIEEAGGVVTDAGGQPLDFSKGEFLEGLDRGIIACAGAKLHETIIGAVDASWNSSSL; encoded by the exons ATGTCTTCTTGTACTACTAGCTTTTCAACCAAAGTGTCACCAACTTTTAGGAAGAATGATATTTTCCTGAAAAAACAAATGTTAggaactatttctttttcttccaaGAAAGATTCTTACTTGGGTTTCACTGCCCAAACTAGTAGTCATACAGATTTTGTGTCTGCAATGGATGAAGATTGTAAATTGGAATTGAAATCGAATTATATATCAGATGGGTATTGTAAAGAATTGGAGATTGCTGTAAGAGCTGTTCATATGGCTTGTTTGCTCTGCCAGAGGGTTCAAGAAAATTTGTTATCTGAAAACTCTGAACATGTTCATTCTAAGGAGGATGACTCTCCTGTCACAATTGCTG ATTGGAGCGTCCAAGCAATTGTCAGCTGGGTACTGTCCGAGGCTTATGGCAGTAACGTCTCTATTGTTGCTGAAGAAGATGTAGAAGCTCTTTCCAAGGCTAGCGCAGCTGGTCTGTTAGAAGCAGTAGTAAGAACTGTGAATGAGTGTCTAAGCGATGCTCCTCGTTTTGGACTGAAAGGTCCTGGTACTGATCTGGATGCTAAAGCTGTTCTTGAGGCCATAAGTCGTTGCAGCTTAGCAGGTGCCAGAGGTAGCAAGTTTTGGGTACTGGATCCTGTTGATGGCACGTTGGGTTTTGTGCGTGGAGATCAATATGCCATTGCTTTGGCATTGATAGAAGACGGAGAACCTGTGCTTGGGGTTCTCGGGTGTCCAAATTATCCTATGAAGAAGGAATGGCTtagttatcaaaatggttatagGAGAATCTTATCTAGGTTGAGCTCCTCTACATCTGAATCTTCGGATAGAGGTTCTGTACTTTATGCAAGGAAAGGTGGCGGCAGGGCCTGGATGCAACCGTTACTGCGCGGAGAAAATAAGTTTGTGTGGCCGAACGCTGCAAGGGAAATTAGAGTATCCTCCATCGATAACCCAGCACTAGCTACCTTTTGTGAACCAGTTGAGAAGGCAAATTCAAGCCATTCATTCACAGCAGGACTGGCTCATAGTGTTGGACTTCG GAACCAGCCATTACGTGTATACAGCATGGTAAAGTATGCAGCCATAGCTCGAGGAGATGCTGAGATATACATGAAGTTCGCTAGGGCTGGTTACAAGGAGAAAATATGGGATCATGCAGCTGGTGTTCTTATCATTGAAGAAGCCGGTGGAGTGGTGACCGATGCAGGAGGGCAACCACTAGACTTCTCAAAAGGCGAATTCTTAGAAGGACTTGATCGCGGTATAATTGCTTGCGCTGGAGCCAAACTGCACGAAACGATCATCGGGGCTGTAGATGCTAGCTGGAACTCCTCTAGCCTTTAA
- the LOC107010341 gene encoding glycine-rich cell wall structural protein: MKKISITLLALLLIITFNSTIATRHIHPNKHGAKRGETGSGEVRNNNGGDVGFGGIFGPGGGFNIPGLGGGVFGGGFGGPKGGYGKGGVIRSSVVCKVKGPCFGMKLICPAKCYKSYSSAGKGYGFGGGSGGCTMDCKKKCLAYC; this comes from the coding sequence atgaagaaaatctCCATTACTCTCTTAGCTCTATTGCTCATCATAACATTCAATTCCACCATTGCTACAAGACACATTCACCCGAATAAACACGGGGCAAAGAGAGGTGAAACAGGCAGTGGCGAAGTCAGAAATAATAATGGTGGGGATGTGGGTTTTGGTGGGATATTTGGGCCTGGTGGAGGGTTTAATATTCCTGGGCTTGGTGGTGGAGTATTTGGTGGTGGATTTGGAGGCCCAAAAGGTGGATATGGAAAAGGTGGAGTTATAAGGTCTAGTGTTGTGTGTAAAGTAAAAGGCCCATGTTTTGGTATGAAATTAATATGTCCAGCAAAATGTTATAAATCATATTCAAGTGCTGGAAAAGGTTATGGTTTTGGTGGTGGATCTGGTGGATGTACTATGGATTGCAAGAAGAAATGTCTTGCTTATTgttaa